In a single window of the Streptomyces sp. HUAS ZL42 genome:
- a CDS encoding LysR family transcriptional regulator: MLNLERLRTLDALARHGSVSGAAEGLHITTSAVSQQMSKLEREVGQQLLAKNGRGVRLTDAGRLLAEHAARILSQVELAQSDLEAQRGQVVGELRLAAFPTAMRGLFPAALTALRTEHPALRLRSRELEPEGGVNAVLRGDADLAVVLDWYNKPLPMPDGLAKAAILDDPVEIAMAEAHALAGRDEVDLEDFAGDEWVAWPEGEFCHEWLLYTLRSKGIEPRIAHCAEEHHTQLALVAAGLGVCVAPRLGRDPMPPGVRAVPVRHRVHRYVYAVWRADADRRPSIRAAVEALQATAGMLG; the protein is encoded by the coding sequence ATGTTGAATCTGGAGCGCCTGCGAACCCTCGACGCCCTCGCCCGACACGGCTCGGTCAGCGGCGCCGCCGAGGGGCTGCACATCACGACCTCGGCCGTCTCGCAGCAGATGTCCAAGCTGGAGCGGGAGGTCGGCCAGCAACTCCTCGCCAAGAACGGCCGGGGCGTACGCCTCACCGACGCGGGCCGGCTGCTCGCCGAACACGCGGCGCGCATCCTCTCGCAGGTAGAGCTCGCCCAGTCCGATCTGGAGGCCCAGCGCGGGCAGGTGGTCGGTGAGCTGCGGCTGGCCGCGTTCCCCACCGCGATGCGCGGTCTGTTCCCGGCGGCCCTCACCGCACTGCGGACGGAGCATCCGGCGCTGCGCTTGCGGTCCCGTGAGCTGGAGCCGGAGGGCGGGGTCAACGCCGTGCTCCGGGGCGACGCCGACCTGGCCGTCGTCCTCGACTGGTACAACAAGCCGCTGCCGATGCCGGACGGGCTCGCCAAGGCGGCGATCCTCGACGACCCGGTGGAGATCGCGATGGCCGAGGCTCACGCGCTTGCCGGTCGCGACGAGGTCGACCTGGAGGACTTCGCGGGGGACGAGTGGGTGGCCTGGCCCGAGGGTGAGTTCTGCCACGAGTGGCTGCTCTACACGCTGCGCAGCAAGGGCATCGAGCCCCGCATCGCGCACTGCGCCGAGGAGCACCACACCCAGCTCGCCCTGGTCGCCGCCGGGCTGGGGGTGTGCGTGGCGCCCCGCCTCGGCCGCGACCCGATGCCGCCGGGGGTGCGGGCCGTGCCGGTGCGCCACCGGGTGCACCGGTACGTCTACGCCGTGTGGCGCGCGGACGCCGACCGCCGCCCGTCGATCCGGGCGGCGGTCGAGGCGCTGCAGGCGACGGCCGGGATGCTCGGCTGA
- a CDS encoding DinB family protein, with amino-acid sequence MTTQRSEPAQNAGERMMLEGWLDYHRQTLARKCEGLTDAQLRTASVEPSELSLMGLVRHMAEVERGWFRKVLVGDDPGPIYYSDEDRDGEFHLTEADTWEEAYATWQAEIGIARRYAAGFALDELSKGGSRFTDEPFSLRWIYTHMIEEYARHNGHADLIRERIDGATGD; translated from the coding sequence ATGACGACACAGCGCAGTGAACCCGCACAGAACGCCGGCGAACGGATGATGCTGGAGGGCTGGCTGGACTACCATCGGCAGACCCTGGCTCGGAAGTGCGAGGGACTGACGGACGCCCAGCTCAGGACCGCGTCGGTGGAGCCGTCCGAGCTGTCCCTGATGGGGCTGGTACGGCACATGGCCGAGGTGGAGCGGGGCTGGTTCCGCAAGGTGCTCGTGGGGGACGATCCGGGGCCGATCTACTACAGCGACGAGGACCGGGACGGTGAGTTCCACCTGACCGAGGCGGACACCTGGGAGGAGGCTTACGCCACCTGGCAGGCCGAGATCGGGATCGCACGGCGGTACGCGGCCGGGTTCGCCCTGGACGAGCTGTCCAAGGGCGGGAGCAGGTTCACCGACGAGCCCTTCAGTCTGCGCTGGATCTACACGCACATGATCGAGGAGTACGCGCGTCACAACGGACACGCCGATCTGATCCGCGAACGCATCGACGGCGCGACGGGGGACTGA
- a CDS encoding DUF3037 domain-containing protein, translating into MSDRHIIRAGQGGDRDVFEYAVLRVVPRIERGECINAGVLVYCRAKAYVGARTHLDEARLLALDADADVAGVRAALRAVEGVCGGGAAAGQAAQDDAGRRFRWLIAPRSTVVQPGPVHTGLTTDPGAETQRLLDLLVR; encoded by the coding sequence GTGAGCGACCGCCACATCATCAGGGCAGGCCAGGGCGGCGACCGGGACGTCTTCGAGTACGCCGTGCTGCGCGTCGTACCGCGTATCGAGCGCGGTGAGTGCATCAACGCGGGGGTACTCGTGTACTGCCGCGCCAAGGCGTACGTCGGCGCGCGCACGCACCTCGACGAGGCGAGACTGCTGGCCCTCGACGCGGACGCGGACGTGGCCGGTGTACGGGCCGCGCTGCGGGCCGTCGAGGGTGTGTGCGGCGGAGGCGCCGCGGCGGGGCAGGCGGCGCAGGACGACGCCGGCCGGCGTTTCCGCTGGCTGATCGCGCCCCGCTCGACGGTCGTCCAGCCGGGGCCGGTGCACACCGGACTCACCACCGATCCGGGGGCCGAGACACAGCGGTTGCTCGACCTCCTCGTGAGGTAA
- a CDS encoding SDR family oxidoreductase yields the protein MTELSGKVALVTGASRGIGYGVAEALVARGDRVCITGRNEDALKEAVDKLGADRVIGVAGKAHDLDHQAEAVARTMEAFGRVDYLVNNAGTNPVFGPIADLDLNVARKVFETNVVSALGFAQKTWHAWQKDNGGAIVNIASIAGLAPSPFIGAYGISKAAMINLTQQLAHEFAPKVRVNAIAPAVVKTKFAEALYEGREAEAAASYPLARLGVPSDIGGAAAFLTSAQSDWITGQTLVVDGGIFLNAGVG from the coding sequence ATGACTGAACTCTCCGGCAAGGTCGCGCTCGTCACGGGCGCCAGCCGAGGCATCGGCTACGGCGTGGCCGAGGCGCTCGTCGCCCGCGGCGACCGCGTCTGCATCACCGGCCGCAACGAGGACGCGCTCAAGGAGGCCGTCGACAAGCTCGGCGCCGACCGGGTCATCGGCGTCGCCGGCAAGGCCCACGACCTGGACCACCAGGCCGAGGCCGTCGCGCGCACCATGGAGGCCTTCGGCCGGGTCGACTACCTGGTCAACAACGCCGGGACCAACCCGGTGTTCGGGCCGATCGCCGACCTCGACCTGAACGTGGCGCGCAAGGTCTTCGAGACCAACGTGGTCTCCGCGCTCGGCTTCGCGCAGAAGACCTGGCACGCCTGGCAGAAGGACAACGGCGGCGCGATCGTCAACATCGCCTCGATCGCGGGTCTGGCGCCCTCGCCGTTCATCGGCGCGTACGGCATCAGCAAGGCCGCGATGATCAACCTGACCCAGCAGCTGGCGCACGAGTTCGCGCCGAAGGTGCGGGTCAACGCGATCGCCCCGGCCGTGGTGAAGACCAAGTTCGCCGAGGCCCTGTACGAGGGCCGGGAGGCGGAGGCCGCCGCCTCCTACCCGCTGGCCCGTCTCGGCGTGCCCTCCGACATCGGGGGTGCCGCGGCGTTCCTCACCTCGGCGCAGTCCGACTGGATCACCGGACAGACCCTCGTCGTCGACGGCGGCATCTTCCTCAACGCGGGCGTCGGCTGA
- a CDS encoding cysteine hydrolase — MPSYEQLRELLDPASTVLLTVECQQGVVGPDGALPELAREARSSGALVNIARLVAAAHDSGIQVIHAVAERRPDGRGANRNARLFRAAERLPVQQLAGTTAVRVAAPIEVAEEDFVVRRLHGLSPVQGTDIDALLRNLGCRTLIVTGVSANVAIPNAVFDAVNRGYTAVVPRDAIAGVPSDYTPAMIRHTLALVATVATTDEVLACFKRPRGSVRPA, encoded by the coding sequence ATGCCGTCGTACGAGCAGCTCCGCGAGCTTCTCGACCCCGCGAGCACCGTGCTGCTGACCGTGGAGTGCCAGCAGGGCGTCGTCGGCCCCGACGGCGCCCTGCCGGAGCTCGCCCGGGAGGCGCGCTCCTCGGGCGCCCTCGTCAACATCGCCCGGCTGGTCGCCGCCGCCCACGACAGCGGGATCCAGGTGATCCACGCCGTCGCCGAGCGCCGCCCCGACGGGCGCGGCGCCAACCGCAACGCCAGGCTGTTCCGCGCCGCCGAACGGCTGCCCGTCCAGCAACTCGCCGGCACCACCGCGGTGCGCGTCGCGGCACCGATCGAGGTCGCCGAGGAGGACTTCGTCGTACGACGCCTGCACGGTCTGTCGCCCGTCCAGGGCACCGACATCGACGCGCTGCTGCGCAACCTGGGCTGCCGCACACTGATCGTCACCGGCGTCTCGGCCAACGTGGCGATCCCCAACGCCGTCTTCGACGCCGTGAACCGCGGCTACACCGCCGTCGTGCCCCGGGACGCCATCGCGGGGGTGCCCTCGGACTACACCCCCGCGATGATCCGCCACACCCTCGCGTTGGTCGCCACGGTCGCGACCACGGACGAGGTGCTGGCCTGCTTCAAGCGTCCGCGCGGAAGCGTCAGGCCAGCGTGA
- a CDS encoding ABC transporter substrate-binding protein, translating to MFNRKRCLRQVAAIVSIALVAGCSLLSDGDSEDAGPIVVGTTSTPSTLDPAAAWDSSWEMFRNVFQTLLAYPVGATTPQPDAAKSCEFTDDTNRTYSCELRSGLTFSNGDKLDAQAVKHSIDRIRKINFASGPAGLLGSLDRVQVLGDNKVVFHLNQPDATFPFVLATPGMSIVDPDEYPAGALRKDGKVLGSGPYRLESYEEGKKAELVKNGSYKGFADRKNDGVTIRYFQDSATMVKALRAKQIDITYRGLAAADTVALQSKNNSEDLELIENGGIDINYLVFNPKDRWADNRAVRRAIAQTVDRAAIAHNVYMDTVDPLYSMVPKGLTGHSTDFFDDFGDPDTAKARKILTAAGISTPVPLTFWYTSDRYGSDTAKEFQELKRQLDDSGLFKITLKNRPWKTYVEGYQKGEYPVFGRGWFPDFPDPDNFVAPFVGEQNALGTPYKSTGIAQALSRSRQESDRANVVKDFEEAQRYLVEDARLLPLWQGKQYIASSEDISGGERALDPSTMMMMWELSRKTSW from the coding sequence GTGTTCAACCGGAAGCGATGCCTGCGGCAGGTCGCAGCGATCGTGTCCATAGCCCTGGTCGCGGGATGCAGTCTTCTTTCGGACGGTGACTCCGAGGACGCGGGACCGATCGTCGTGGGGACCACCAGTACTCCCAGCACGCTGGATCCAGCCGCGGCCTGGGACAGCTCCTGGGAGATGTTCCGCAACGTGTTCCAGACGCTGCTCGCCTACCCCGTCGGTGCGACCACTCCTCAGCCGGACGCCGCCAAGAGCTGCGAGTTCACCGACGACACCAACCGCACGTACAGCTGCGAGCTGCGTTCCGGCCTCACCTTCTCCAACGGTGACAAGCTCGACGCCCAGGCGGTCAAGCACTCGATCGACCGGATCAGGAAGATCAACTTCGCCAGTGGCCCCGCCGGGCTGCTCGGCAGCCTGGACCGGGTGCAGGTGCTGGGCGACAACAAGGTCGTCTTCCACCTCAACCAGCCGGACGCCACTTTCCCGTTCGTGCTCGCCACTCCCGGCATGTCGATCGTCGACCCCGACGAGTACCCCGCGGGCGCCCTGCGCAAGGACGGCAAGGTCCTCGGCTCCGGCCCCTACCGGCTCGAGTCGTACGAGGAGGGCAAGAAGGCCGAGCTCGTCAAGAACGGCAGCTACAAGGGCTTCGCGGACCGCAAGAACGACGGGGTGACGATCCGCTACTTCCAGGACTCGGCCACCATGGTCAAGGCCCTGCGCGCCAAGCAGATCGACATCACCTACCGCGGTCTCGCCGCCGCAGACACCGTCGCCCTCCAGAGCAAGAACAACTCGGAGGACCTGGAGCTCATCGAGAACGGCGGCATCGACATCAACTACCTGGTGTTCAACCCGAAGGACCGGTGGGCGGACAACCGCGCCGTCCGCAGGGCCATCGCCCAGACCGTCGACCGGGCCGCGATCGCGCACAATGTCTACATGGACACCGTGGACCCGCTGTACTCCATGGTGCCGAAGGGGCTGACCGGCCACAGCACCGACTTCTTCGACGACTTCGGCGACCCCGACACCGCCAAGGCCCGCAAGATCCTCACCGCGGCGGGCATCTCCACGCCCGTCCCGCTGACCTTCTGGTACACCTCCGACCGGTACGGCTCCGACACCGCCAAGGAGTTCCAGGAGCTCAAGCGGCAGCTCGACGACTCCGGGCTGTTCAAGATCACCCTGAAGAACCGCCCCTGGAAGACCTACGTGGAGGGCTACCAGAAGGGCGAGTACCCGGTGTTCGGCCGCGGCTGGTTCCCCGACTTCCCCGATCCGGACAACTTCGTCGCCCCGTTCGTCGGCGAACAGAACGCCCTCGGTACGCCGTACAAGTCGACCGGGATCGCCCAGGCGCTGTCCCGGTCCCGCCAGGAGAGCGACCGCGCCAACGTGGTGAAGGACTTCGAGGAGGCCCAGCGGTACCTCGTCGAGGACGCGCGGCTGCTGCCGCTGTGGCAGGGCAAGCAGTACATCGCCTCCAGCGAGGACATCTCGGGAGGGGAGCGCGCGCTGGACCCCTCGACCATGATGATGATGTGGGAACTGTCCCGGAAGACGAGCTGGTAG
- the fabG gene encoding 3-oxoacyl-ACP reductase FabG, producing the protein MSTTEQRVAVVTGAARGIGAATAVRLAAEGRAVAVIDLDEAACKDTVEKITAAGGRAIAVGADVSDEAQVEAAVARVAEELGAPTILVNNAGVLRDNLLFKMSVSDWDTVLNVHLRGSFLMTKAVQKHMVDAGFGRIVNLSSSSALGNRGQANYSAAKAGLQGFTKTLAIELGKFGITANAVAPGFIATDMTAATAARVGMGFEEFKAAAATQIPVQRVGEPDDIANAIAFFTGEAAGFVSGQVLYVAGGPLN; encoded by the coding sequence ATGTCCACCACTGAGCAGCGGGTCGCCGTAGTCACCGGCGCGGCGCGCGGCATCGGCGCCGCCACCGCCGTACGACTGGCCGCCGAGGGCCGTGCGGTCGCGGTGATCGACCTCGACGAGGCCGCCTGCAAGGACACCGTGGAGAAGATCACCGCGGCGGGCGGCAGGGCCATCGCGGTCGGCGCCGACGTCTCCGACGAGGCCCAGGTCGAGGCGGCCGTCGCGCGCGTCGCCGAGGAGCTCGGTGCGCCGACGATCCTGGTCAACAACGCGGGTGTGCTGCGCGACAACCTGCTGTTCAAGATGAGCGTCTCCGACTGGGACACCGTCCTGAACGTGCACCTGCGCGGCTCCTTCCTGATGACCAAGGCCGTGCAGAAGCACATGGTGGACGCGGGCTTCGGCCGCATCGTCAACCTGTCGTCCTCGTCCGCGCTGGGCAACCGCGGCCAGGCCAACTACTCCGCCGCCAAGGCCGGTCTGCAGGGCTTCACCAAGACCCTCGCCATCGAACTCGGCAAGTTCGGCATCACGGCCAACGCCGTCGCCCCCGGCTTCATCGCCACCGACATGACCGCCGCCACCGCCGCCCGGGTCGGCATGGGCTTCGAGGAGTTCAAGGCCGCGGCCGCCACGCAGATCCCGGTGCAGCGCGTGGGCGAGCCCGACGACATCGCCAACGCGATCGCCTTCTTCACGGGCGAGGCGGCCGGATTCGTCTCCGGCCAGGTGCTGTACGTCGCCGGCGGACCGCTCAACTAG
- a CDS encoding TetR/AcrR family transcriptional regulator, whose product MSARSAGASRADLIADTALALLADRGMRGLTHRAVDETAGLPQGSTSNLARTRQALLELAVRRLAEREARVLALHEMPDPRTGGLDSLVNGLALATHRALTRNRDLTLARYELALEATRRPELRAYFDATGARFRDQLTTLVTAMGSTHPDRHVLSLVAWADGLMFSCVAGSFGARTPALEEVRAGLRELLEGMLRG is encoded by the coding sequence ATGTCCGCACGCTCCGCGGGCGCCTCCCGCGCCGACCTGATCGCCGACACCGCCCTCGCCCTGCTGGCCGATCGGGGGATGCGCGGGCTCACGCACCGGGCCGTGGACGAGACGGCCGGGCTTCCGCAGGGCTCGACCTCGAACCTGGCCCGGACCCGGCAGGCGCTGCTGGAACTGGCGGTGCGGCGGCTGGCCGAGCGCGAGGCGCGGGTGCTGGCGTTGCACGAGATGCCGGACCCCAGGACCGGCGGCCTCGACTCGCTGGTGAACGGACTGGCTCTGGCGACGCACCGCGCCCTCACCCGCAACCGGGATCTGACGCTCGCCCGTTACGAACTGGCCCTGGAGGCCACGCGCCGCCCCGAACTGCGCGCCTACTTCGACGCGACGGGCGCCCGCTTCCGCGACCAGCTCACGACCCTGGTCACGGCGATGGGTTCGACGCATCCCGACCGGCACGTGCTGTCCCTGGTCGCGTGGGCCGACGGGCTGATGTTCTCCTGCGTGGCCGGCTCGTTCGGCGCGCGCACGCCCGCGCTGGAGGAGGTGCGGGCGGGGCTGCGGGAGCTGCTGGAGGGGATGTTGCGCGGCTGA
- a CDS encoding HipA family kinase — translation MLKEVIATRYITPLREGGSLPGLVEADDFGTYVMKFTGAGQGRKTLVAEVVCGELARRLGFRVPGLVTIELDSVLGLGEPDQQVQELLRSSAGTNLGMDFLSGALGFDPLAFAVDPEEAGRIVWFDALVNNVDRSWRNPNLLRWRGELWLIDHGATMIWHHNWPGAQASAARPYDASEHALAPFRPDVATAAAELAPLVTEDLLAEVTAEIPDVWLADEHGFQTPDDLRRAYAAPLLARAAVIHDRIKGAR, via the coding sequence ATGCTCAAGGAAGTCATCGCGACCCGCTACATCACGCCCCTGCGTGAGGGCGGCTCCCTGCCGGGACTCGTCGAGGCCGACGACTTCGGGACGTACGTCATGAAGTTCACCGGCGCGGGACAGGGCCGCAAGACGCTCGTCGCCGAGGTCGTCTGCGGGGAACTCGCCCGCCGGCTGGGCTTCCGGGTGCCGGGCCTGGTGACGATCGAACTCGACTCCGTGCTGGGTCTCGGCGAACCCGACCAGCAGGTGCAGGAGCTGCTCAGGTCCAGCGCCGGCACCAACCTCGGCATGGACTTCCTGTCCGGCGCCCTCGGCTTCGACCCCCTCGCCTTCGCGGTGGACCCCGAGGAGGCCGGGCGGATCGTCTGGTTCGACGCGCTCGTCAACAACGTCGACCGGTCCTGGCGCAACCCCAACCTGCTGAGATGGCGGGGCGAGCTGTGGCTCATCGACCACGGCGCGACGATGATCTGGCACCACAACTGGCCGGGCGCACAGGCCTCGGCCGCCCGCCCGTACGACGCCTCCGAGCACGCGCTCGCGCCCTTCCGGCCGGATGTCGCGACCGCCGCGGCGGAGTTGGCACCCCTCGTCACCGAAGACCTCCTCGCCGAGGTCACCGCGGAGATCCCGGACGTCTGGCTGGCCGACGAGCACGGCTTCCAGACGCCGGACGACCTCCGCCGCGCCTACGCGGCGCCCCTTCTCGCGCGCGCCGCCGTCATCCACGACCGAATCAAGGGGGCCAGGTGA
- a CDS encoding pyridoxamine 5'-phosphate oxidase family protein codes for MTVTQRRGRKIMMTPGELDEFLTSQRTCRVATVSVDGAPHVSTLWFAWDGNSMWLYSVVRSKRYVDLRRDQRVAIVVDTGEEYDELRGVELSGTVEFVGESPRTGELCAELDVPETLFARKNFNLEEMPHDGRHAWIRLTPEKIVSWDFRKLGSA; via the coding sequence ATGACCGTCACTCAGCGCCGGGGCCGGAAGATCATGATGACACCGGGTGAGCTGGACGAGTTCCTGACCAGTCAGCGCACCTGCCGGGTCGCCACCGTGTCGGTGGACGGCGCCCCGCACGTGAGCACGCTGTGGTTCGCGTGGGACGGCAACTCGATGTGGCTGTACTCGGTGGTGCGCAGCAAGCGCTACGTCGACCTTCGCCGCGATCAGCGGGTGGCGATCGTGGTCGACACGGGCGAGGAGTACGACGAGCTGCGCGGCGTCGAGCTGTCGGGGACCGTGGAGTTCGTCGGCGAGAGCCCGCGCACCGGGGAGCTGTGCGCCGAACTCGACGTCCCGGAGACGCTGTTCGCCCGCAAGAACTTCAACCTGGAGGAGATGCCGCACGACGGCCGGCACGCCTGGATACGGCTGACCCCGGAGAAGATCGTCTCCTGGGACTTCCGGAAGCTCGGGTCGGCGTAG
- a CDS encoding DMT family transporter, whose product MTAVTTSRTPVATTSRPRPALDWRLRFGALALVWGFSFLLIKVGTEGYAPFQVTLGRLAFGTAVLAAAMAVKRERMPRGTRTWLHLTVAAFFLNALPFSLFAYSELTIPSTLAGICNATSPLWGMALSLVALSEDRPTRVRVAGLGLGFLGVLTVLGAWQGFSGLDAGGTAMALLASLSYPIGWIYVRRTLAGSSHSHLSLTGAQLLLATLQLAVVTPLFTTMPTRFPVLPLLAVVALGVLGTGFAMLIQYGIVAEVGPTTAQMVTYFIPVIATAAGIAILGESLSWSTPAGAVIVLAGAALTQARPKS is encoded by the coding sequence ATGACCGCCGTCACCACTTCCCGGACCCCCGTCGCGACCACCTCCCGCCCCCGACCCGCTCTCGACTGGCGGCTGCGCTTCGGCGCTCTCGCCCTCGTCTGGGGCTTCAGCTTCCTGCTCATCAAGGTCGGCACCGAGGGGTACGCGCCCTTCCAGGTCACGCTCGGCAGACTGGCGTTCGGCACGGCGGTGCTCGCCGCGGCGATGGCCGTCAAGCGGGAACGGATGCCGCGCGGCACGCGCACGTGGCTGCATCTGACGGTCGCCGCCTTCTTCCTCAACGCCCTGCCGTTCTCGCTCTTCGCATACTCGGAGCTGACGATCCCGTCCACGCTCGCGGGCATCTGCAACGCGACCTCGCCACTGTGGGGCATGGCCCTCTCCCTGGTGGCCCTCTCCGAGGACCGGCCCACGCGCGTGAGGGTCGCCGGTCTCGGTCTCGGCTTCCTCGGTGTCCTGACGGTGCTCGGCGCCTGGCAGGGCTTCTCCGGCCTGGACGCCGGCGGCACGGCGATGGCCCTGCTGGCCTCTCTCAGCTACCCGATCGGCTGGATCTACGTCCGCCGCACTCTGGCCGGCTCCAGCCACTCCCACCTGTCCTTGACCGGCGCCCAGCTGCTGCTCGCCACGCTCCAACTGGCCGTCGTCACCCCGCTGTTCACGACCATGCCGACGCGTTTCCCGGTCCTGCCCCTGCTCGCGGTCGTGGCGCTGGGCGTCCTCGGCACCGGTTTCGCGATGCTCATCCAGTACGGCATCGTCGCCGAGGTCGGGCCCACGACCGCCCAGATGGTCACGTACTTCATTCCGGTCATCGCGACGGCCGCGGGCATCGCGATCCTCGGCGAGTCCCTGAGCTGGTCGACTCCGGCCGGAGCGGTCATCGTGCTGGCCGGGGCGGCGCTGACGCAGGCCCGGCCGAAGTCGTAG
- a CDS encoding Rieske (2Fe-2S) protein, translated as MTSASFKPASGPARRTVVAAAGAAGLAVALTACGSSGDDSSSSSVDSGSTPSSGGSEAASTGGSSGGDVGAGAALTTTAEIPEGGGKVFESEKVVVTQPTAGEFKAFSATCTHQGCAVKSIADGLINCPCHQSNFSITDGSVKSGPATKALPEVKITVSGDSITLA; from the coding sequence ATGACCAGCGCATCGTTCAAGCCCGCATCGGGACCTGCCCGTCGTACCGTCGTGGCGGCCGCCGGAGCCGCGGGGCTCGCCGTCGCGCTGACCGCGTGCGGAAGCTCCGGCGACGACTCCTCGAGCTCTTCCGTCGACTCCGGCTCCACCCCGTCCTCCGGCGGCAGCGAGGCGGCGAGCACGGGCGGTTCGAGCGGCGGCGACGTCGGCGCCGGTGCCGCGCTCACGACCACCGCCGAGATCCCGGAGGGCGGTGGCAAGGTGTTCGAGTCCGAGAAGGTGGTCGTCACGCAGCCGACGGCCGGCGAGTTCAAGGCGTTCTCGGCCACCTGCACCCACCAGGGGTGTGCGGTGAAGAGCATCGCCGACGGCCTGATCAACTGCCCCTGTCACCAGAGCAACTTCTCGATCACGGACGGCAGCGTCAAGAGCGGCCCCGCGACCAAGGCGCTGCCCGAGGTGAAGATCACCGTCAGCGGCGACTCCATCACGCTGGCCTGA
- the ung gene encoding uracil-DNA glycosylase, with the protein MTDIAMLPESWRGVLGDELQLPYFKELTEFVEEERAKGPVYPPREEVFAALDATPYDQVKVLVLGQDPYHGEGQGHGLCFSVRPGVKIPPSLRNIYKEMHEELGTPIPDNGYLMPWARQGVLLLNAVLTVRSGEANSHKGRGWEKFTDAVIRAVADRPDPAVFVLWGNYAQKKLPLIDETRHIVVKGAHPSPLSAKKFFGSRPFTRINEAVAGQGHEPIDWTIPNLG; encoded by the coding sequence GTGACCGACATCGCCATGCTGCCCGAGTCCTGGCGCGGGGTCCTGGGCGACGAACTGCAGCTGCCCTACTTCAAGGAGCTCACGGAGTTCGTCGAGGAGGAGCGGGCGAAGGGTCCCGTCTACCCCCCGCGCGAGGAGGTCTTCGCCGCGCTGGACGCGACGCCGTACGACCAGGTGAAGGTCCTGGTCCTCGGCCAGGACCCGTACCACGGCGAGGGCCAGGGCCACGGCCTGTGCTTCTCGGTCCGTCCCGGTGTCAAGATCCCGCCGTCCCTGCGCAACATCTACAAGGAGATGCACGAGGAGCTGGGCACCCCGATCCCGGACAACGGCTATCTGATGCCGTGGGCCCGGCAGGGTGTCCTGCTGCTCAACGCGGTGCTCACGGTCCGCTCCGGTGAGGCGAACTCGCACAAGGGCCGGGGCTGGGAGAAGTTCACCGACGCGGTGATCCGCGCGGTGGCCGACCGGCCCGACCCGGCGGTGTTCGTCCTGTGGGGCAACTACGCGCAGAAGAAGCTCCCGCTGATCGACGAGACCCGGCACATCGTGGTCAAGGGCGCGCACCCCTCGCCGCTGTCGGCGAAGAAGTTCTTCGGCTCCCGTCCGTTCACCCGGATCAACGAGGCGGTGGCGGGGCAGGGCCACGAGCCGATCGACTGGACGATCCCCAACCTGGGATGA